The Nymphaea colorata isolate Beijing-Zhang1983 chromosome 11, ASM883128v2, whole genome shotgun sequence genome includes the window AGACAAactgtactgcatttaactcaTTAATCTTGTTCTCTGAATTTGTGTCCACAGCCTTTTTGTTCAAGTTCAGCTTTGCAAGTCCATAGACCgccttcttcttattcttcttagTTGTTGAGGAAACCCTCCAAGAACCACTTTATTGATGATATGGACCTTTAGTTTAAACCCCCCCCCCATAGTCATGTTGTTTATTTCGAAATTCTGTTGGAACTGGTTCTAGCAGTAGGGATGaaaaactagagagagagagagagagagagagagaaagaagaagaagaagaataagatcCCTTTCTTGCGTTGTTAGGATTTATCCATTGCTGGAGAATATGGTTGATACAGTTGAGGCTACTGAGAATGGTGTTGCTGCTCCTGTCAGAATAGGGACAACAGGAACCATTGGTTCTTTGATGATCAGAGAATTAGAATCCATGAAAGTCGCACAGAAGACAGCTGATCGTCCAAGGAAAAGCACACCGACTACTCCCGTCTCAGTTCTTTGTGGTAGCACTCCCAAGAAAGCGCCAGCAAAGAAAACACTGCCAACAGAACCTGGAACcagcagcagcagtagcagTGGAGGTTGCAACGGCGTAGCCGCCAAAAGCTCCCGAGCCTCTCAGAAAACCACAAGAAATAACCAGCTTAAAACAGAACATCAGATACCTATGCTGGATTCTGAAAATGGGATCATTGATAAGCAGTGTTGCAGGAAAATGACTGACAAGAAGACCTCAACTTCTGGTTCAGGAAGTTATATTGTGGAAGTGGTGGATGTTAAATGCGGCGGGACAGATAAGATTTGGTCAGGCCCGATTACAAGTCTTAAGAAGCTTGGGTTCTCCAAGCTCTCTGATACTTCCTAGATGATAGAAAGCAAatgacaagaaaggaaaagagggagagaggtagagagagagaagagcgcatttttatgaagaaatgcaaagaaaagcaagaatcTTGGAATCAGGATCGTCTGGTTTCTAACTTCAGACTTTTGTAATCGAGCCTGGCGGTGCCTTTTGGTTGAGCAACTTCAACCAAAGAGCATATATTTTTTCCGAAGGCAttaccatttttcttcttgtttggttCTTTTGTCTGAAATCTGTAATTGAAGCTGAGGATGCGGATTGAACGTCTACTTCTTGGTGAAATCTGGCTTAGTTTCTGGCTTCTAATATACTTGATTTCCTGCAAGATCAAGGAGGCTACGGTGCCCTTGGTCCCAATTTCTAATGGGATCACTGCTGCCATTCTTGAGAGATGTTGGGATTTTTTGAGAAGGTCTAAGGCTGTCTTTTGGTGAGCCCTATTGGTTGTCTCGCTATGTTGATATATATAGACTATTAGTCTGCAAAACTGTTGAATAGCGTGTCACCTTGTGAACGTGACaacatttgattttcaaattgGTGAAACTGAATGAATGGAAATGATGATGGTGTCATCGTATTTTTGTGTATGCATTTATGAGTTGTGCAGCATATTGTTCAATAGTCCATGTGTAGCCccacctctctttctctctctccctctctctttaatATCTCTAGGCTTTACCCACCAAATTCATTATATGCCAAGTATTGATTTAGTATCTGTAAGTTCATCGCGAAGTGAAACTGAGAGTGGAAATTTCCACCAACCAGACCATCCCATGTGCGTTTCTGTAAATGGACGAAATGTTATTGTTTGCTCGCTTAGCTGTTTCCATTCATATTTTTGGATGCCGATTACTTCAAAGAACGAAACCACTCGGAGCGGGTCTTTTACGAAACTTTGACCAGGAAACTGCATTTAGCAATTGCTTCTattgagaagaaagaaaaaataataattccATCGATGGTAGCAGAAGTAAAATAAGGTAGTAATTTGTCTCACCTGAATCAAAGGCTAGAAGGCATGAACACAACCGGGAGCTTTGTATTGAGCTATGATCAAAATAAGGCATGGTAAATGTGCGTCCTCTTGAGTCAAGTTGTTCAACGCATGTGTAAAATTCGTGATTTCTGTCGCCGTTGTCAAAAACTAGAATATAAAAGATGTTAATGTTGGtttatttcaactttttttaaaaaaaaaaaaattgtgggcAAACTTCGACAGGCTGAAACCATGATCTGGGGAAATGGTTGTCAATCTCCCAGGAGATTTATCTGGCTTATCACCAACATGATGTGAACGTATAACCATCACCCCAGGATGCTTGCCTTGAAGATAAAGTATCATGGCTCTTGGTGAAGGGTCGCTGTAAGCATTGATGATTTCCATGGCAGTTGTGTTCCTGCGCATCGTTTGATTCCCCACCAATTTCGCACCCCAAAAGAAGGAACAGCAGGACACCAATCTCGGACCCTTTTGGTGTCATTGGTCTAACTATTGGAAGTTGGTTTTGTTGGCTCGAACTTGAAATTTACCACCGCCCACCAGGCTTTCAATGAGCAGGGATCCTTCAGAAACTCAACTGATGTGCAAcagtgtttcttttttatgaaggtTTAGCAGCTATACACAGTCCATTGATCTCATATTGGGTATATTGATCGTGCAATCTTTCTACAACCGTCGTGAAAAGTAGTACATTGATATAAATAATAATTTGATCAGCATAACTTGTTTCAGTAACATTTTGTCTAAGGTAAACAAGATAAGGAAAGAGAGGATGGAGGAAGCTAATACACATCGATCACAAACAGATCCAAGGACACAGATGAATACAGTGCATAAGACGCCAACCAAAACTGGACCCTTATTCAGTTGTTTGTAATGTCCAACGTAGAGCACAAAAGTCTAGACTTGGTTAATATACGAAGAATCTTGCCCAGATTCACGCCAAAAAAGCCCATGCCTTGAAGCTCCCGAACATGTGAAGAAAGCACATAAATCAGCTACCCAGCGCCCTTCACTCAAATGTCTAGATTCAACAGTACTGGAATATGAACTACTTAACAGTTGAATAAATgcaaagaaatcaaataatttaaattttatttttataaggTTGATGTCAAAGGTCATATGATACATAAAGagcaaaaccaaaaaacaatataataGGATGCACCAAGAACTCACTGCCatgaaggaggaaaaaaaattgctgagaCTATGCGACTGAGAAATGAGATAATGCCAAACAGCCAAAATTTCTTGTACACAAGCGGATGAATATGATACACAAAAATCTGAGGCGGGACCTCAAGCTTATGAGATGCTGGAGCATTTCTTCAGTGTCTGCTTATGAAAGCCACAAGACCAGACAGGAAACTATGCCGTTAGCAGTATGATCACAATGAGAAGGACAATGCAAAATATCACTAGTAGCAAGCATGCCTGCAATGAAGAAAACACTGTCATGAGAAGACTCAGTTTTGGTAATTTTCCTGATTCAACAATGTCAAAATGTATTCAGCAGATGATTTACCAGAGATGAATTTGGTTTTCTATCTTTTGCTGCTTTCGCTAATTGagttttgagtcttttgactTGCTTAGAGGATGCATGATAGCCTTCGTTGGGACTACAAATGTTGCCTGTGCATAGGAAAGGGCATCAGttttagttttcacttttcagtcaCGAGATAGTCTTACACCGAAGCTTGAATAGAATACCAGTCGTAACTCCTTGGTCATGAATAACCACTCCCAAGTCTTCATAGATTTCATTCACTTCACCAAGTTGTTGTCGGATCTCCTCAATCCCCTCTTTCTCAGTTGTTAACATAGCCTCATTATCAAGCAACACAAACTCTTCTCTGCAGTGAAAACCAAACAAACAGGATGAGAAACATAACTTCTATAAGCTTACTAACAGGGAAAAATATTTAGCTTATGCTATATCTCACTATTTTTAGCAGTTTGGTCCAGTGGAAATATGTATATCCTGCTCAGAAACTTCCAAGCAGGAAGAAGAGACAATTTGTGACTGATTACAGAGAGCCAAGGAAGGCAGGCGGGGGCCAGTGTCCCCCACCCACCCCACcccttcagagtttgaaaatttaacaTTCACACATTTAAATCTTAAATTTTCACTTCAGCCCCTGTacgaattttcaaaaaatatattggcCCCTCTGAAAGTTCATCCCTCGATGGTTTGGCCCCACCAAGacaaaaatcctggctccaccctACTAACTGAAGCTCAGGAAACGCATTATTTCCAGGTTGTCTTCAGCTTGACATAAACCTGAGCATTAAACATTTATTTTACAAGCTCTGTGTTACAACCATTTAGGCAGTATCTCAGTTCAATAACTCAAACGCATTTGAAGTTTGTGTTTCCTAGAGCTGCTCTCCACCACCCAGAATAGCTAGAAGCCTAGACAAAAAGGTAATTTTAGGTTCTGAATTAAAAATCTAAGAAAGGAAGGCTTCTTAGCCTTTCCTAGAATGTATCTACCAAATTGCATTTTAACCCAAGCATACAAGCCATTTGCCATCAAATCTCAGGCAAAATGTTCAGATACACTCATAATTTTCACAAACACATGCTGTTACCTTGATGACAAGACACTTTGGGGACTGCAAGGAGTATAAGCAGTTCTTCTCTCAGCTGCAAGCCTTTGAGATCTTTGAAATTCCTTCaaaattgcttcaaaatcttttgcAAGCTTTGCATCAGCAATCTTTCTATTAGGCTGCATTTATTACATAGTTCAGAAACTTGAGTTATAGTGGTCATGCTGTCCATCATGTGTGAAATACATAGTGTCACATATTTGACAAAGCAGAGCTTCTAACCACATGAAAGGTATAACAAGAACTTCCTATTAACATACTGGAAATAAATGTGTAACATACAGTCAAACAGGTTAAAGCAATAAAGATTCAGGCATATTAATTAATTGCATGCAGAAAACAgtatatattctaaaaaaacttaaaaagtgaACAAAATCAATGGCCTGGAATGTTAGAAAaatttaactctctctctctctctctctctctctctctctctctctgtgtgtgtgtgtgtgtgtgtgggagaaGGCCAACCAGTGACCAAAAGATGACCGTTATGGCTGGAACAGTTTTGACTTGCTCTTACTCATAAAGGATAAAGCCGTATTGCCCTCTTCTTTCCTCTTATAGTAATAAAAGCACAATCAAATGAGGTCAGTATACTTTTCTCTAGATGTGTTTCGTGAGGGACATTGCAGGACAATGCTCACCTGAAGTACTCTGTAACCAGTGACTTCTGACTAGCTCTTTTCCAGAGAAAGGAGGACGTGAACACCAGAACTTCAGAAACAAATAAATGTATGAATATAAGCAGTTAAAACACCTTTCTGACCACCCCAGACATAACGACGAGAATTGCATATCAAGATGATATGTTGATAAGGGTGCTAAATATGGTCATCCCTTGTCATAGATCAGGTGCGGAGACCATATATCAGCACCTTTTGGGCATCCACAGCCTAAACAGAAAAGGGTCAATACAGACTAATGCAATATATGGTAGACACGAACAACAGTAGCATCGTTAAGCTTCAAGCAAATTACATTCTAACGTGTAGAATGAGCTAGAAGAAATAAGCAACAGCAGTATGGTCCGCTATGTAGTATGTCAGCAAGACGGTCAGGACTCGGGTGCAGATAGCCAATACACAGACTAACCTCAGCATGATGATTCGTTCCACTGGCAGCTTTAAATTTTGCGGAAGTTTCTTTAACCAATTGTCCAATGTGCTGCCGAGTTTTGTGCCTGTGAAGATATTCATACATGTAGCTCTTATATTTGGATCTTGCATGCCCAATACAATATGCAGTGACATTTACTGGGCAAACTAATGAGTACTAGCAAATGAACAACAAGACACTTGACACAGTAGCACATGCGTAAACCGCAAGAGCAATTTTACCTTTGATCTTTATGAACGAACCTAGAAACCCAAAAGACTAAACAACCCAAACctaagaaaactgaaaatacGATGCTCAGAACAACCATtcgcttaaaaaaaaaacaagtacaCGGAAAATTATCAAGAAGAAAACCAAGGACTATAGccaaaggcaaaaaaaaaagtagatgaaGAAGCCAAAGCCCCAATTCCCCACCAAAATGGAACCCATCATCAGAAACGGAGAGAAATGCTTTGCCACAGAGACAATTTCGTACCACCATTGTGATGTTGAATTCCTAAGAAAAAATCCAACCCATAACCGAGTGGATAGCAGATCATACTCTGAAAATAAACCAAATCCCATCAACGAACTATTCGTCATGCCAAGTTTTCTTCAGAAGCAAAACAACGCCACCTAACTTTTCACGACAAGATGAGCCAATTCTAATTACACGTAGCAAGAAGCTCATATTTGGTTTGAAGCACAATTTCTACAAACATAGCATGCACAATTCCGCATGCGAAACCACACTCAAGAAACCAAaatcatgaagaagatgatggcgAAGAACAACGGAACGCCGAACTCACAGCTTCTCGCGGAGCTCAGGGGTGTCCTTTGGGGTGCCAAGGGTGTTGACCAGCCGCTGGAACGTGGAGACCGCTGTGTTGATCTGGAAGATTCCGGCGGCGACAGCCTGGGAAGGATCCTGCTTCCCCCGCGCCGGAAGCGGCCGACCGGACTCGAGATCCTCGAAGCTCATcgcctcctcctccctctcttccgAGCATCAAACTCAAGGCAATctcagagagagacagagcgagagagagcaATTACAGTACAGGCTGTTCCAGCAGCATATGAAGGAAGGATTTgatccaataaaaaaaagcGGGAGAACTGACaatgcaggaaaaaaaaaaagaaagaaaatttccCCGTTTGATTGAACTGTAAAAAGACAATTTTGTCCAACCACTTTCTCCTAAAACGTTTGATTGCCGGGTCAAACTTTCCGGCGTGATTATTTTGAATGAAAACTTTTGCCAtctgccaattgccatcaaacaCGAAAAGTCGGTggaagttttcctttttcagttaAGAGATCGTAAATTCTaattttcaagtgaaaatattattttccattttcactCGTGAAATTTTTCAGCTGAAAAGGATCTGGAatgcttttctattttcaattggagattgaAACTATATAGTAAGTTGGTTAAAATTTGTGCTCCCTCTTGCATGGCACATGAATCGAATACCTCATGAAATTT containing:
- the LOC116265034 gene encoding uncharacterized protein LOC116265034; translated protein: MVDTVEATENGVAAPVRIGTTGTIGSLMIRELESMKVAQKTADRPRKSTPTTPVSVLCGSTPKKAPAKKTLPTEPGTSSSSSSGGCNGVAAKSSRASQKTTRNNQLKTEHQIPMLDSENGIIDKQCCRKMTDKKTSTSGSGSYIVEVVDVKCGGTDKIWSGPITSLKKLGFSKLSDTS
- the LOC116264499 gene encoding syntaxin-22-like; this encodes MSFEDLESGRPLPARGKQDPSQAVAAGIFQINTAVSTFQRLVNTLGTPKDTPELREKLHKTRQHIGQLVKETSAKFKAASGTNHHAEPNRKIADAKLAKDFEAILKEFQRSQRLAAERRTAYTPCSPQSVLSSREEFVLLDNEAMLTTEKEGIEEIRQQLGEVNEIYEDLGVVIHDQGVTTGNICSPNEGYHASSKQVKRLKTQLAKAAKDRKPNSSLACLLLVIFCIVLLIVIILLTA